In a single window of the Rhopalosiphum padi isolate XX-2018 chromosome 1, ASM2088224v1, whole genome shotgun sequence genome:
- the LOC132918319 gene encoding uncharacterized protein LOC132918319, producing MLFVMDDQIGWIIVEFVDDESVEVVPNCWLKNNSCAWPKASKQAKKYVQKRIKPNMNDFIFYKSRQIGHKVYSSYNEAKIKLPLAMHKSDLSSADDIIDGMTKRKRKFPYYRGQSLSPATTIKSKKLEKVNNSKQIKMSSNSCPPRYHDVSQSVNLNEETNIFEPSDDSNDVSYDSDKDPLWKIDKSQSKSVIDGINCITPEKHASSLVNKPIDDIEHIISSPVGTWTVEKNEDTQLLYKTSSDRNSIKVKKILFCDQNIENTGSSGITANILKLPQDTTILQNQPNISNDFQRFITNTLVNMKYDIGSILSIVQSNSININTLMANKNTSAKNITNLDNIFPIKNHDELESLEIKIKTDENFKNTLVTQLSVLIDVNDLGNSVRRIVSRMLSDVLLSNYSLHGFKSKLCFSGLNTYRVIIDAIRVNVKYSVVPEKEIDNSLGIWLSHAPFRIKKVSQKQEKLSRSLL from the exons ATGCTGTTTGTG atggaTGATCAAATAGGATGGATTATTGTTGAGTTTGTTGATGATGAAAGTGTTGAAGTGGTACCAAACTgttggttaaaaaataattcttgcgCTTGGCCTAAAGCTTCTAAACAAGCGAAAAAATATGTCCAAAAAAGAATTAAGCCAAATatgaatgattttatattttacaaatccaGACAAATTGGACATAAAGTTTATA GTTCATATAAtgaagcaaaaataaaattgccatTGGCAATGCATAAATCAGACTTATCAAGTGCTGATGACATTATTGATGGTATGACAAAAAGAAAAAGGAAATTTCCTTATTATAGAGGTCAAAGTTTGTCTCCTGCCAcaactataaaatcaaaaaaacttgaaaaagttaataattcaaaacaaataaaaatgtcttctaATAGCTGTCCCCCTCGTTATCACG atgtttcTCAGTCAGTTAATTTAAACGaggaaacaaatatttttgaaccttCTGATGATTCAAATGATGTGTCTTATGACTCGGACAAAGATCCTCTTTGGAAAATCGATAAAAgccaaa gcaaATCTGTTATTGAtggtattaattgtataacacCTGAAAAACATGCCTCTTCATTAGTTAATAAACCCATTGATGATATAGAACATATAATTTCATCTCCTGTTGGGACTTGGACGGTTGAAAAAAATGAggatacacaattattatataaaacaagttCTGATCGAAATAgtatcaaagttaaaaaaatattattttgtgatcaaaatattgaaaacacag gatCATCTGGTATTAcagctaatattttaaaactgccaCAAGATACtacaattttacaaaaccaGCCAAATATATCTAATG ATTTTCAACGGTTTATTACTAACACTTtggtaaatatgaaatatgacaTTGGCAGCATTTTAAGTATTGTACAATCaaacagtattaatattaatacattgatggctaataaaaatacatcagcCAAAAATATCACAAATCTTGACAACATATTTCCTATTAAAAATCATGATGAATTAGAGTcattggaaataaaaattaagactgatgaaaactttaaaaatacattg GTTACTCAATTATCAGTGTTAATAGATGTTAATGATCTTGGAAATAGTGTTCGAAGAATTGTTTCAAGAATGTTAAGTGATGTTTTGCTATCTAATTATTCGTTACATGGATTTAAGTCTAAGCTATGTTTTTCAGGCTTAAATACCTATCGtgttattatag atGCTATACGAGTTAACGTCAAGTACAGTGTTGTTCCTGAAAAAGAAATAGATAACTCATTAGGAATTTGGCTATCCCATGCTCCATTCCGCATTAAAAAAGTATCCCAAAAACAAGAAAAACTCTCAAGAAGCCTTTTatga